attcctaatcttattcatcctagtgtgcccgcacatccatctcaacatcctcatttctgctactttcatcttctggatatgtgaaatCTTGGAAATCTGAAGTCGTgacatgtcctgtctgatcacctcaccccagtacttcttaggccgccctctacctcttctcgtaacTGCCAGATCCAAacgctcacacctcctaaccggaCCATTTAGGCTCCTCCGCACGTGCCCGAACCACCTAaacctcgcttcccgcatcttgtcatccacggGAGCCACACCCACCCTCTCCCGAATAtcctcattcctaatcttattcaTCCTAGTGTGcctgcacatccatctcaacatcctcatttctgctactttcatcttctggatatgtgaaatCTTGActagccaacactcagccccatacaacatggctggtctaaccaccgctctgtagaacttacctttaattTTCAATGGCACATTCTTGTCATATAGGACTTCagacgctaacctccatttcatccaccccatcCAGATACGGTGCGTGACATCTCCGTCGATCTCCCCATCTCCCTGGATAATAGACCCTAGGTACTTGAAACTCTCTCTTAGGGATGACTagtgagtcaagcctcacttccacatCCGCTTCTCCCGACACGTCGCTAAACTTACACTCCAAATATTTTGTCctggtcctactcaacttgaaactttTAAACTCCAGGACCTGCCTCCATTCCTCCAGTCTCTCGTTAACGCCGCatcgcgtctcatcaatcagaactatatcatcagcTAACAGTATACACCAagacacctccccttgaatatagTGTGTCAGTGCGTCCATCGCTAGagcaaataagaacgggctgaGCGCAGATCTTTGGTGTAACCCAATAACCACCGGAAAAGGCTCTGAGTCACCTCacactgtcctaacccgagtcttagctccatcatacataccTTTTATCGCCCTAATATAAGCTACCGGTACACCTTTCACCTCCAGGCATTTCCAAAGAACGTCCCTAGGGACCTTGTCATACGCCTTCctaggtcaataaacacaatgTGCAAATCTCTCTtcctatctctgtactgttccactaACCTCCTAATAAGATGGATAGCTTCCGTAGTAGAACGACCCGGCATGAAACCTAACTGGTTCTTTGATATAGACACCGCCCTCCTTACCCTCACTTCCatcaccctctcccaaactttcatggaaTGATTcagtaacttgatacccctatagttgttacaattcTGGATATTACCTTTGTTTTTGTACAGCAGAatcatcgtactccacctccactcatctggcatcctcttcgtcctgaaaataacattaaacagctCAGTCAGctattccaagcctgctctaccccaTACCTCCAAAATTCTACTGGGATCTCGTTTGGTCCGGTCGTTTTGCCCAAACTCATTTTACGCATCGCTCCCACGACCTCCTCAACGCTAATACGCCTACAGTACCTAAAGTCTCGGTGACTCTCAGAGTGCCCCAATTCCCCTAAAATTAATTAgaataacccaaaaattaatgGACCCAAGCTGCTATTCTTAAATATAAATATAGCTGGCGAAGTGATATGTAGTTATTGGGGAAACGTTAAGAATAAATTTGTCAACAAATTAGAATAGAAAATAAGAATTTAATTGTAGTACAAGATATCCGGTCACTAAATTTGAGTTAGAAACTTAAAATTGTATATTTGCATCTAAATAATAAATTGTAAATGATTTCTGAACTTGACTTACAAGATTAGTATTTACATGATTAGTATTCCGTTTTCTCATGCATACTTCATATATTCCACTTAATGGTAATCTTTTAAATCCACTCTTCCATataattattgttattattttagtttttttttttttacaaagatGGTGCCCACTGCCCGGCTAGCTTGTGTGCACCTTGACTATCCACAGGGTACCTTCTACATCTCACCAACACATACCAGGTGACCTTGCCCGCCAGCGCTTAGTcagatgggaagaaatcacctaatTTTTTTGAAACTGATGGAATTTGAACTCTGGTCTCCAAGGTTTGTACacacttcattgaccactaggccacATCCTTATGTGCTTTTTTGTTTAGTTAGTTCTTCTTGCATCACATGTCCATTTCAATTTTTTCCTCATTTACGCATTTTTCCTTCGATAAAGTGGAAACTTTAAGTGCTTCATACTTAAAGCCCTAACAGGTGTTAGAGCTTTTTACCCTTTAGCCTTTGACAATCTGATTAACCAGAGTTAGCAGCATATGGAAAGTGATAAATGGTGGAAGCGGCTGAGCAGATTAAGCTGCTTATTTTTCCCTTGTGATTGATTTCCTTCTTATTCCGTCCTACTCTAGAGATTCTGGACAGGTTCACTATCCTGAAACCCATTATCATTTtaacattttttcttttaaaacaggACAAAAGGATAGTTGGCAAAGTCCCTGTAAAGGAGAGATATAACAATATATAAGAGGTGGTCTTTGCAGAATCCTAGCAAGTAAAAGAAGTCCAGCTGTAGAGCTTCACAAAGAAAAGTACACCGAGCAGATCACTAAGAGAGACATCCTTGTTTGTTGTCAACAGAACTACTAGGGATGAGAGGGAGCATTGAGGAGGCTAGAGATCTTCCCaagcttctttttttttaataaggtcctttttttttgagaaatttcttcctttttttgtGAAAAGGTCTTCCCAAGCTATTTTGGTGAAGCAGTAATAACATATGAAATATAGACTCAATAAATTTCTCCTAGAAACTCATTAAGGGATGGCAACAAGTATGCTTTAGCTACTTCTCACTGAAGGCAAGTAGATAGAGTCTTAACTCAAACATCTAGTAGAAACTCAAAGCCCTTGAAGCGACCATCCTTAATTTCCTTAAAATCTTACTTTTTCTTTATCAAGTTTTCCTTAAAAAATCACTTGTAAGCAGCAACAAAGAAATGCCGCAATGCCGCACACGCTCAGTAGAAAACAAAGAACATATACAGTACTCATGCACAATATAACACCATTCAGTCATTCTCTGGTAAAACACACAACATTTCATCAGGCAACAAACAAGATGCCAACAATTACATACAGCAGTCTGTCACCTTGTCAAGAGTCTGAGCGTTCAGCACATATACTGGAGGCGCAACAAGTTTAATTTTAACTGGGCAATCCTGATTACCGGCAGCTTCAGCTTTACGCATTGCTTCCTGAATCAGATGGTTAATAAACCATCAGTGCAAATTTAAGTAGTGTTCAAAAAAACTATGTCCTCTACAAGTGTTGACAATAGGTTGAAGAAATAAATAATCACATAAAAAAATGATTCCAACTTTAATAACCTTAATGTGAATAACACCATCAAACTGAAAACATTTCATCTCAATATCTGCTCGGATCTTCAACGGTTGTGGGGTCATCCTCCTCCTAATGTTCTTGACCAATACATCTTTAACTTCCTCTGATAGAGCAGGAACCACCTTAGTAACCTTTGGAAGAATAAGATAGTATACATCATTTTAACACCAATGAAAGAAACTAACCTAGAAAATGATATGACAAAAGACTACCTCCTGCCCGTCGGGGCCAGTTTCTTTAATTTCACGGGTGAGGGAATTAAGGATTGGATCGGGATCATTGACAATTAGTTTGAATGCCTGGGAACCAAAACCAAGAAATCTACAAATGACAAATCTTGATAGTCGTTAGAGAAAAAAAAGGGCATTGGAAACAGATACCAATTCTCACCTCAATAGCATGACCATATTTTTTGTATAAAGGCCAACCAACATGGACATAAAGGTCCTGCAACAAACAGATCAGATGATTAATAGAAATTCGAGAGAAGAAATTCTAAAGATCTGGGCGGCTGCAAGAAAAAAGAATTGATCTGAACATAATAGCACAGAGCAGAAAGTAGATCATGCACAAATAATGCTTGTGTTCAGAAAAGAAAGCAAATAGAACAGTTTAATCTGTACCACCTCTCTGACCAGTAAATTACGATGATACTTTGAACAATGCTCCCAGTAACTAATCCAGcagaaagaaaagaaaccagTCAAGATGCTTCTctattaatttaaatttttttccaTCAGGTATCCCCACTTGTGGGAATATACTGGGTTTGTTGTCGTTGTATCTctgttattttaattttgaagcACGGTGCTAGGAATAAGCCTCATGCTTAGAAATGGACATTGCTGTTAAAACAAAAGCAGCAAAAAGTGCTTAGTAAAAACAAGGGGCATATAAATAAACAGTTTCCACATTGCACTCCCTCTGATCCAGCATCAATTCGCTTCATCAAACAAATGAAAACTGTCATGATGTTTCTctgttattttaattttgaagcAGGGGACTTGGAATGAGCCCAAGTAAATGCCAGCTAGTGTCCTAAAGCATGCTCCTTTTCTTTTGGTATCTCTCACTTGGAACCTGATTCGCAAAACGGATACCAAAAAAATGCCAAGTTTTTTCCCAGTCAAGAATCATTTCCCTCGGTGACTGTAGAAGGGGACCAACCAGGTCTTTATGTTGTTCCAGCGAAGGTCGTATCATAAGTTCTAGTTAAATATTAGGAAAGATATGATAAGGCACAATGCCTCAGAGATCTAGGTAGACCACAGTACCataactcaaaaatataacaaaaCCGCGGACAAACAGGAAGTAGAAATAAAGCAGCAGAGCACGACATATGGTATTATGTCAACCCATTACAGAGTAGTAGGGGCAGGGTAATTGCTAAATTCTCATATGTAGATAGCAAAATGATATGTGGTGGTAGTCAAAATATTCCCTCTCACTTGCCCTACTCAAACAATTGATTTCTTCCTCTGAACGATAATAACTTATTTGAAATTTTGTCAATGCTCTCCCCACCACCCAGCCTGTGCCAAACATACACCCAATAGAACAGTTTCATCCTCCAATATATGTTCTTTAAATTGCACTGTGCAACATTAGGCACAGCAAATTGCAGTAGCAACACAATTTTTGTTTTACTCCTCATCGACtccccaaaagaaatgaaattacATCACAGTTTCAACTTGTCACTAACGCAAAAATACCCCCAGGAGCTAACAAATTTAGAGCTATTGTGGAAATAAACTTCTGCAAAATGCACAACAATAAATTTTGCATCCTATGATTCTTTAACAACATGGAGCCTTAACATAGGATCCATAAGCAGTATCCAGCAAACAAAATGAGAACCTGAATGCTTAATGTGACAATTAACTCAAATTTTCACTAAAATGTAGGTAATAAATAAAGTAAACTCCTCTGAGTGATTACTCTGTGAGTACACATGCACCTTCAAGACCCTTCACAAGGAGCCAAGCAAAGGAGCTTCAAGTGCTCGGGTTGTTGATCTCCAAGAGGGACGCCTCCAAGGATGTCATGGAGAGGTCTTTGACTTATTACACATTGCTAGAATACAAGGAAGGACCTCAAACAGAGATGGGAGCTGAAGAAGAAGACATGGAGGAGCTGTGGCAGATTGCTGGAACTGGAGCTGAAGCTCATTTACTGCGATCGCGGAAGCATATAACAATCGCACAAGAGGGTCTGAAGGATTTTCAGCGCGATCGGCAACTGTGGACACAATTGCCCAGAAGGATGACTGAAGCTCAGACTGGGAGGACATTCCAGAGCGCGATTGTGCAGGAGGACCACATTGAAGCGCGTTCACGCACCTCTAAGCGCTCTGAAGACGGGCCAGATTCTGATTTTTCACAAAGTGGTTAAATTACACCTTAAGCCACTCCTTAGGGCTATTTAGGAATTACTTATACCTAATTAGCTATAGTATAAATTGTCAATTCTTGGTACTTCATAGGTTTAGATTTCGATGAACAAAGACAATGATATCATTTATCCTTTCCATTTATGCATTTATGAGTTTAAGCTTTTAATTCCTTTATTGCTTTCTTCAATTGCTTTGATTAGTAAGCACTTAGCGTTACTTGGTAAGTGATTTGGTTGTGAATTGCTTAATTGCATATTAACCTTTGCCCGGAATTTGCAAGAGTAATCAATCTCTTGAGGATCTCATAGTTTAGGTGCATTCTTAATTGGGTTCAATGGTTATTAGGGTTTCATTATCCTAAATTTTATTAGATTCAAATTAACTTTGTGTCTAACCTCTATCTTCCATTTCCTTGTTATTCTACACTATCCAGGTTTTTGCTTCTGTTTGTGATCACTTAGTGCCATGACCATGGTACGAATACAAGACTTGGCACAAAATGTGCCAAGTTCCCTCTAAATTCTTGCTAGAAGACAAATATTTTTCATCATATGCTTGACCAGTGGCGGAGCTAAAAGTAAGGATAGTCCGAAATTATATGGTCCAAGTATAAaaaaatattgtatatatatatactattgaATCCTCTTAATCTAAGGGAAGCTTCTAGGTATTTCCTGGCTACACTATGTGCTTGACTATTTAGTGTATTGAGAAATTGAAAGGAAAGGTGATTTTAGTCATTCGGCCTTTATGCTCAAAACTCAATTTCAGATATAATTGGCATAACACCTGCAAACACTTCATTTTCCATAATTTGGACAGCATGCCAAATGGTGATTTGGATGAGTGTTGAAATAATGCCGAATAACAAAACAGTCAATTTCTACTTACATTACACTTCAACAACATATCCATATTCACAAGTAATTTCTCCATGATCAAATAAATTCAACACGAACCGAAGAAACTTAACATAACAAGTAGCTAACCTCCAAATCGATGTTCATAGTTTCAGCAACGTGGCGCATAATGGAATGAATAAGCTTGCTCTTATTGTACCTTTCCTCACAACCCTGAATATCTTCCTCAGAAACCCTTCGCTTACTAAGATCAATATAACCTCTCTCGTGGTCAACCCTAAGAACCATAACGGGCTCGATTCGGCCAACTTTAATGAGACTACTGATACTCCTAATTCGACGGCGAGAGAGCTCGGAGAAAAGGATCATTCCTTCAATGTTATTGTACTCAAGAAGGGAAACATAGGCGCCACTATCAGCCATGCTCTTGACCTGTATCATTACAGCTTGGTCCACTTCAGGATACTTGGCCTCGTACATTCGGCACTCTAGGTTCGGACTGTTCGTCGCCATGATTGGGCGAGCGCCGAACACTACgagggtttagggttttggcgAAGAAGAATCTGTGATGTATGAATTGTCTCGTGATTCTAGCTTTTTTTGGTTTGTGGTGAGATGGTGAATATCGGTATTTAACGGGTGGGCCGGGCCGGGCTGGGTATGGGAATTTAGTATTCGGTTATGGTCCGGGCCGCCGATTATGGATTGGGGCATATCGAATTTAACGGATTCCCGGGCAAAAATTGAACCGTAAGGGTATGGGTTTATGGGGCCGGGCCgggttattgttatttttaatttatttattttttgtattttgaatttttgtataactattggaagttatattaatataaattaaaaatataaaaaatacaacgaagatgggaaaaaattgcacttataaattgtaagtgctacatttattttaaaattacaaaattgaagtttgcatttaacaagtaaattaacaaaaaaatagtaaaactaaattttcatgcataatagtacttcaaattaatctgacaaactaaaacattaagcataaatacgtttaataattttaaaataacacaaattgtctcaaatcaacttaaatacgaattttcggaggacgctcaagacaattctttatatgcctccttaaactgtCAGTGCCAGACTTTGAACGAAGATTTAAGACTTGACCACAAtcttgcactttactttctgaacttcttcattttcttctaccgcCTCATAGTGTTCccaaacatatgagcgcactctaaaagtacgaggcatgatttaacttgaattgagaaCTGAGAGATGAATGAAGAAATGAGGAAGAGgggggtgtatttatagtttttcaaagggagttaatttaaaaaaaaaaaaaaaattgggctaAATGTCAATTTCAGTCGTTGGGCAACGGCCATATTGTGAAAtggaccgttgccaacggtcagaATCTGAGGCCCAagcttaaaaaaaaattgttatcGTTAAACCGGTCCGGGCCGGTTAACCGGATGAATAGTATTGTTCGTTGACCGGATTTGACCGGTCCGGTTAACCGGTGGTTCAAAAGTGAACGGTACAAATCGCCCTATCCCTATAACCCAGTCCTACCCGGCCCCCTTCTACCGGTCCGATCCGGTTTtaaccggtctgggccggtccgTAAACGGGCTGACCCAGCCCGTTAGACACCTTTAAGTGAAATGTTCTGCTGGTTGGACAGTGGACTTGTTTTTACCAAGATTTATCTATTGAACTCCTTGAAGTTTCAATATAGGGCAAGTTAACTCATTGAAATTTGAGAATTAGATTCTAGTCCTTAAAGTTTCAATTATTGATTTGGTTGGGTCCTAAAATTTCAATGGTTCCACAGGTAATTAGGAATCCTCTTACATA
This sequence is a window from Nicotiana sylvestris chromosome 3, ASM39365v2, whole genome shotgun sequence. Protein-coding genes within it:
- the LOC104220038 gene encoding eukaryotic translation initiation factor 2 subunit alpha homolog isoform X2, encoding MATNSPNLECRMYEAKYPEVDQAVMIQVKSMADSGAYVSLLEYNNIEGMILFSELSRRRIRSISSLIKVGRIEPVMVLRVDHERGYIDLSKRRVSEEDIQGCEERYNKSKLIHSIMRHVAETMNIDLEDLYVHVGWPLYKKYGHAIEAFKLIVNDPDPILNSLTREIKETGPDGQEVTKVVPALSEEVKDVLVKNIRRRMTPQPLKIRADIEMKCFQFDGVIHIKEAMRKAEAAGNQDCPVKIKLVAPPVYVLNAQTLDKDEEDAR
- the LOC104220038 gene encoding eukaryotic translation initiation factor 2 subunit alpha homolog isoform X1, which translates into the protein MATNSPNLECRMYEAKYPEVDQAVMIQVKSMADSGAYVSLLEYNNIEGMILFSELSRRRIRSISSLIKVGRIEPVMVLRVDHERGYIDLSKRRVSEEDIQGCEERYNKSKLIHSIMRHVAETMNIDLEDLYVHVGWPLYKKYGHAIEAFKLIVNDPDPILNSLTREIKETGPDGQEVTKVVPALSEEVKDVLVKNIRRRMTPQPLKIRADIEMKCFQFDGVIHIKEAMRKAEAAGNQDCPVKIKLVAPPVYVLNAQTLDKEQGIAVLSKAIAACTQEIERHKGKLTVKEAPRAVSEREDKLFAEQMAKLGRENEERSGDEDSEEEEDTGMGEIDLEKSGTGITD